In Sphaerochaeta sp., the genomic window CTTCGTCCCGCATGCACAGGAAAGATCATATTGGGCATCCCGGGAAAGGATGTCCAGCTTCGCTTGGGTATCCATACAAATGGATACTATCATTTGTATAGGTGTTCTGCAAGATTTTTTGCCGTCAAAATGAAGTCGCTTTGGGTTGTCCCCCGAATCGGGAAAGCAGGCCCGGTAACTTCGTATACGGCAACACGGTATCCGTTCCGTTCACCCCGGCCAACGAACTGGAAGACGCGGCGACGCCCATGGCGATTCCTTCATCCAATGGCTTGCCCTGCCACGCGGTGTACAACAACCCGGCCAGAAACGCGTCCCCCGCCCCTGTTTTTCCTTTGATGAAACTTTGGGGAAGATCCAACGTAGGCATCTTCAAAAACCTGCCGCTCTGTACATCCAACCCATAACAGTACAACGGCATGTGGATGACCACCCATTGGGCGACCCCCATGTTCCGCATGGCGCCCAACACCTTTTTCACCGCCGATTCGTCCACACCTCCCTCATGGACGAACGAAATTCCCGTGGCGGCTTCCGCCTCGATCTCGTTGATGGCACAAATATCCGCGTAGGCGAACGCGTCACGGCAGATCCGCGCGGCTTCAGGTCCCGGATGGGAGACAAGGTCGACCGCGGTGCGCATGCCTTTCTGACGGGCATGATGCAGGATCCGGGCGGCATCAGTGCCGTACTCAGGATCCCTTCCATCCATCGCCAAACCCATCAACAGATATTCCAACAGGAAGATGTCACCACCAATGCGATCCCACGGGAGGGTGGCGTCCGCCATCCGCTCTGCAGAACCTTTCAAAGAAAGAAACGTACGTTCCCTGCTGTCCAGCGAATCGATGATGACGGTAAAGGAGTTCTCCCCTTCCTCAACCAGCCAATCCAAGGACACATTGGGAAAACGCGTCCGTACCGTATCCTTGAGGAACCTTCCATTGGCGTCGTTGCCAAGAAAACCGGTGACATGAAGCGGCATGGTTCCATCCAGCCGGGACAAGGATCCAACCACATTTCCCGCCCCACCCATATCACGGGATGTGGCGGTGATCAACGACAGCGTCCCTTCCTTGGGATACCGCTCCACAGCGTAATGCTGGTCGACGATCAATGGCCCCGCGACAACGATTCCGTTCTGCATATTCCCTCAGATTTCCAACGCGAAGGTCAGAATTGCCGTCTTGACGCATTCCTGCATTGCCTTGACGGCAACATCCGGAATGTCATGGAAGAAAATATGATCGCCAGGATGTTTGGTATCCATCGCTTTTTTGACCGCTTCCCCGCCTGCCAGACTCATGTACGTATAGAAGTTGATCTTCCGGATGCCGTTCCGTACCGCCGTCTGGAATTCCTCCTTGGAAAGACCCGAGCCACCGTGCATCACATACGGCATGTCCTTCGCCTGCCGACATAGGGTGATCCGGTTCAGATCCAGAACGGGCTTTCCCAGATACAGTCCATGGGCGGTCCCGAAGGAAATGGCCAAGGCGTCGACACCGGTCAGGTCGGCGAACTTCTTCGCTTCCTGGGGATGGGTGTACGTCTGATCCTTGTTCACCGTCTCTGCCGTCTGTCCGTGCTCCTGGGAGAGAATGTGCCCCAGTTCCGCCTCCACTCCGACCCCCAAAGCGTGCGCTTCATGCACCACTTCCTTGGTGATGGCCACATTCTCGTCAAACGGCTTGGAGGATGCATCGATCATCACGCCGGTGAAGCCCAGATGCATCGCCTTGGTACAGGACTCGAACGATGAGCCGTGATCCAGATTCAGGCAGACCGGCACAGACGCTCTTCCGCCATAGAACAGCATCAGATTGATGGCTTCTTCCATCGAGATGTAGGGCGCATGTACTTCCGCCCAATTAAGGATGACCGGTTTTTTCGTCTCTTCGGCCGCACCAATGATGGCACGAATCGATTCCATATTGGTGACATTGAACGCCCCGACGGCAATGCCTTTCTGTTGGGCGAACTGCAAGACACTCTGCAAGGAAACAATCATCCGGCGCCTCCTGGACAGAGGGCATGGCAAAAGCCATGCGCCTCGTCTTTCAGTTTACCACCGAAATAGGCATGGCGCAATTTTTAATGAAGGTGATCAAGATGCGGTGTGTACTGTCCGCTTACGGAATGGCAACCTCACCTCGCTGACCGCCAGCCCCAACAACGTCAGGACGGTACCCCAGATGGCCAGCGGGGTGATCACCTCACCAAGCCAGATGGCCGAGCATACCATGGTGATCACCGGACAGAGGTAAATATAGAACGATCCCGTAATCGCCCCCAACGCCAGAAGGGAATAGTTCCAGGTGACGAAGCACATGCCGGAGGCCACCACACCCAGAAACAGCAGGTGCTTCAGGTACGGCCAGCTGAACAGCTGGGCCGTCTGCAGGGGCGCGGGATGGATCAAATTGGCCAGAAGAATCAACACCAGGCCGGGAAGGAACATCAGGCGGGTGGCAGGGATGACGGCGTATCCCTTCTCCGTGATCTTCCGGGCGAAGACGGAATAGCCGCCCCACGTCGCGGCGGCGCCAAGGGCAAGGATATCCCCCAGGGGGTTGAGCTTCAGATTGGTGGATTCGTTGAATGAGATCAACGCGATGCCGGCGATTGCCACGACGAATCCGATGAAGTACTGCTTCTTCAACGGTTGGTGGAACGCCACGGAACAACAGAGCACGGTGAATACCGGCGCGATGCTGACGATCACCCCGACGTTGCTTGCGTAGCTGAACGTCAACGCGGTGTTTTCCAGAAAATAGTACAGGAACACCCCGAGCGATCCCGCTCCGACAAACAGCCAGATATCCTTGGAATCCTTCAGGCGTATCCGATGCGGCTGGACGACCCACAAGGCCAGGTATCCGACGAACATCCGGCCGAACAACAGCTGTTCCGGAGTGAGGATATCAAGAAGCACCTTCGAAGAAACGAACGTCACCCCCCACACGAAGACGGTGAACAGGGCGGAAAGGTGCCCTGCCGCCTTCATGTCCCGGGGACCTTCGATCATGCGTCAACCTTCATCACGTTCTTGCGGTATGCTTTCAACCCCGCATCCAGACATCTGAGGGAATGACGGAGCGCCTCCGGGTTGATCACATAGGCAAGGCGCACCTGCCTGCGACCGATCCCCTTGGTCACGTAGAAATCCTCGCACGGAGCAAGCATCACCGTCTCCCCATCCAACGAGAAATCCTTCAGCATGAAGATGGAGAACTTCTCCGCGTCGTCCACCGGAAGTTCGGCGACCAGGTAGAACGCGCCTTTGGGACACTGGCACTTGACGTTCTCGATCTTGTTCAACCCCTCTACCAGAATATCCCGGCGAAGCTGATATTCGGCACGTACCTCGGCGATGTAGGAATCATCCGTATCCAACGCGGCCAAGGCTGCGACCTGCTCGATATCCGGCGGGCAAAGCCGCGCCTGGGAAAGCTTCAACGCAGACTCCAGCACCTCACGGTTCTTGGAAACCAATGCTCCGATCCGGGAACCGCACATGCTGTAGCGCTTGGAGAAACTGTCGATGCAGATCACCCGGTCGGCATACTCCGGGAAGCTGAGGATCGAGGTGAACTGTTTGCCATCGTAGCAGAACTCCCGGTACACCTCATCGACGATCAGGAAGATGTCGTGTTCCTTGACCAGCTTGAGCAACGCCAGCAACTCATTCCTGGTATACACGTGCCCGGTGGGGTTGTTGGGGGAGCAGAGCAGAATCGCCCCTGTCTTGCGGGTGATCTTCTTGGCGAACTCGCTGATCGGAGGCAGGGCGAACCCGTCCTCAAACTTGCTGGTCACCGGCACCAGGTTGACCATGGCGACCTTGGCGAACGAATCGACGTTGGTGTAGTACGGCTCAGGGGATGATCACCTCGTCGTACGGATCACACAGCGTCATGAAGGCGAACTGGATGGCTTCCGAACCACCGGTGGTGATCAAAATATCATCCGGCTCCACGGAAAGGCCGTATTTGGCGTAATACTTGGGAAGTCCCTCCCGCAACGCCTCCAACCCTTCACTGGCGCCATAGGCGATGGTCTGTTCGCTGTAGCCGTGGATGGCGTCCAGCACCTGGGGCGGGGTCTTGATATCGGGCTGTCCGATATTCAAATGATAGACGTGCTTTCCCTCCAGCTCGGCCAGCCTGGCATATGGGGACAACCTTCTGATGGGGGAACATTGGAAACCAGTAATACGACGAGACATTTGCATAACGCTACACTCCTGAAATCCGCATAGGAAAAAGCATCATGGGCCGTACGTCAACGACGTGGTCCATGAAGTGGAATGACCCGGATCATGCCGATCACTCAGCGTGATCCGGGTTCGTAGCGCTCGCTGCCTCATCAGCGGCCGGGGCGGTTCCCTGTTGGCTGTTATCAATGAGAATCTGAATGAATTTACGGTTGTCCAGCAACGGACTGATCGACCGGCCATGGTGCAGACGGCTGATGATCCGGGCGAACAATTCGGTGATGTCCGCCTGCACGTACCACTCCTTGTCCAGGAGGTCGTGCCCATGGTAGACGGCGTTGGTCCCGATGATCCGGTAGAACACCCCTTCCTTGTACGCCTGGTCGAACGTATCCACCGCGCCGGCGTTGAAGAACGGCAGGCTGATCATACAGATGATCTTCTTCGCCCCAAGGTTCTTCAGCTCGCGCATGGCCAGCAGCATCGTGCCACCGGTGGCGATCATGTCGTCGGCCATCAGCACCGTCTTGCCACGCACATCCCCCAGCAGGTTGATGCTCTTGATGTTGCTCGTCTTTGCGCTGGTGGAGACGACGGAATAATCCCGCTCCTTGTACAGCATGGCCAATGGGCGATGCAACGCCTGGGCGTAGAACTTGTTGCGGGAAACGGCTCCGGTATCCGGAGAGACGACCACCAGGTCGGGGTCGTTGAAATCGATGATCTTGTGCAGGGCGATCAACGTCTGGTACGAACCGTGGAGGTTCTCCAGCTTCAGATGGGTGAAACTGTTCTCGATCTCCCTGCTGTGGATGTCCAGCGTGATGATCCGCTCCACACCGAGCATCTCGCACATATGGCCGAACATGCTGGCCGTCAACGCCTCGCGTGACGCCTTCTTGTGCTGGCGGGCGTACGGATAGGTGGGAAGCACCAACGTGATGGAATCAGCGCCGGCCAACTGCACGGCATTGACCGTAGTGAACAGGAACATCAGATGATCGTTGACGGAGAGCTTGACCGGTTGGTCACACCCCGCCACCTGGATCGGTTCCTCGTTGGCCATATCGTAGATGATGTAGACCCTCAGTCCTCTGACCGGATCCAGAATCTCCGCCTTCTCCTCCCCATTGGCGAACTTGGTGTACTTCACCTTGACGGTAAAATCGGGAACCTGGAATGTCGTCGGGCACTTGGATTTGGGGATGCTCTTGCTGTTCAGGTCATCCATCAGGGTGACCGTCTTGAGGATCTCCTCCTCCGTCATGCCATGGCGGCGCGCCAGCGCGGCGGAAAGCTTCTCATACCGCTCCAGATACAAGCGGCGCAGGTGCTTTACCACCTTTCCGGTGAAATACTCACTGCCGGGGCCGGCGATGACACCAAGTTTATGGGGCTTAATGATACTCATTTATCTTATTTCTCCGTAGAGGTTTACGTTCACTATAAGAACAAAGGCGCTATCATCTAGCATACCCCACCTCCCAAAGAATGTCTAGAGGAGTGAAGAAGAGGTCAGGCGAAAGGATCCGGCACCAGTGCCGTCTGGATATCCACATCACTTACCCCAAGGTACAGCCGGATCCGGGAACCTGCGTTCTCCATCCCTCCGGGGAACAACACATCCGCAAGATCCGGACGCTTGGCAGGTCCAGGAAGCAACTCTCTCCGCTCGATGAGGATCCGAGGTTCGACGACCAAGGAAGCACTGCGGG contains:
- a CDS encoding aminotransferase class I/II-fold pyridoxal phosphate-dependent enzyme; the protein is MVNLVPVTSKFEDGFALPPISEFAKKITRKTGAILLCSPNNPTGHVYTRNELLALLKLVKEHDIFLIVDEVYREFCYDGKQFTSILSFPEYADRVICIDSFSKRYSMCGSRIGALVSKNREVLESALKLSQARLCPPDIEQVAALAALDTDDSYIAEVRAEYQLRRDILVEGLNKIENVKCQCPKGAFYLVAELPVDDAEKFSIFMLKDFSLDGETVMLAPCEDFYVTKGIGRRQVRLAYVINPEALRHSLRCLDAGLKAYRKNVMKVDA
- a CDS encoding class II fructose-bisphosphate aldolase, with the protein product MIVSLQSVLQFAQQKGIAVGAFNVTNMESIRAIIGAAEETKKPVILNWAEVHAPYISMEEAINLMLFYGGRASVPVCLNLDHGSSFESCTKAMHLGFTGVMIDASSKPFDENVAITKEVVHEAHALGVGVEAELGHILSQEHGQTAETVNKDQTYTHPQEAKKFADLTGVDALAISFGTAHGLYLGKPVLDLNRITLCRQAKDMPYVMHGGSGLSKEEFQTAVRNGIRKINFYTYMSLAGGEAVKKAMDTKHPGDHIFFHDIPDVAVKAMQECVKTAILTFALEI
- a CDS encoding DMT family transporter yields the protein MIEGPRDMKAAGHLSALFTVFVWGVTFVSSKVLLDILTPEQLLFGRMFVGYLALWVVQPHRIRLKDSKDIWLFVGAGSLGVFLYYFLENTALTFSYASNVGVIVSIAPVFTVLCCSVAFHQPLKKQYFIGFVVAIAGIALISFNESTNLKLNPLGDILALGAAATWGGYSVFARKITEKGYAVIPATRLMFLPGLVLILLANLIHPAPLQTAQLFSWPYLKHLLFLGVVASGMCFVTWNYSLLALGAITGSFYIYLCPVITMVCSAIWLGEVITPLAIWGTVLTLLGLAVSEVRLPFRKRTVHTAS
- a CDS encoding aminotransferase class I/II-fold pyridoxal phosphate-dependent enzyme, whose amino-acid sequence is MNIGQPDIKTPPQVLDAIHGYSEQTIAYGASEGLEALREGLPKYYAKYGLSVEPDDILITTGGSEAIQFAFMTLCDPYDEVIIP
- a CDS encoding carbohydrate kinase family protein produces the protein MQNGIVVAGPLIVDQHYAVERYPKEGTLSLITATSRDMGGAGNVVGSLSRLDGTMPLHVTGFLGNDANGRFLKDTVRTRFPNVSLDWLVEEGENSFTVIIDSLDSRERTFLSLKGSAERMADATLPWDRIGGDIFLLEYLLMGLAMDGRDPEYGTDAARILHHARQKGMRTAVDLVSHPGPEAARICRDAFAYADICAINEIEAEAATGISFVHEGGVDESAVKKVLGAMRNMGVAQWVVIHMPLYCYGLDVQSGRFLKMPTLDLPQSFIKGKTGAGDAFLAGLLYTAWQGKPLDEGIAMGVAASSSSLAGVNGTDTVLPYTKLPGLLSRFGGQPKATSF
- the prs gene encoding ribose-phosphate diphosphokinase, which gives rise to MSIIKPHKLGVIAGPGSEYFTGKVVKHLRRLYLERYEKLSAALARRHGMTEEEILKTVTLMDDLNSKSIPKSKCPTTFQVPDFTVKVKYTKFANGEEKAEILDPVRGLRVYIIYDMANEEPIQVAGCDQPVKLSVNDHLMFLFTTVNAVQLAGADSITLVLPTYPYARQHKKASREALTASMFGHMCEMLGVERIITLDIHSREIENSFTHLKLENLHGSYQTLIALHKIIDFNDPDLVVVSPDTGAVSRNKFYAQALHRPLAMLYKERDYSVVSTSAKTSNIKSINLLGDVRGKTVLMADDMIATGGTMLLAMRELKNLGAKKIICMISLPFFNAGAVDTFDQAYKEGVFYRIIGTNAVYHGHDLLDKEWYVQADITELFARIISRLHHGRSISPLLDNRKFIQILIDNSQQGTAPAADEAASATNPDHAE